A part of Miscanthus floridulus cultivar M001 chromosome 6, ASM1932011v1, whole genome shotgun sequence genomic DNA contains:
- the LOC136460753 gene encoding uncharacterized protein, producing the protein MVQEPVVHMDHVDAEIDGVEVTLDASTETAHSSNIVVLRHTKQLRRGLAFRGNDESEESSNRGNFIKLLKFLAGNSDEVNKHVLNNAPADESSDISHKEQLALCLHFVDKLGRPCEHFIGVVHVDDTMSLSIKEAIKGLLDSNGLSMTRIRGQGYDGASNMKVLVAIAKGNTDCKIFFDQRRDQDILNAISLVNVAKSRMQQLRSDGWDKFHKTVTSFCITHDVEVPAMDDVYVPYGKLARYARTRNQKNDDHFRREVYIGVIDQISQELDNRFDEINMELLSCMSAFSPSKSFASFDAQKLCRLAEFYPNDFSNNNLVQLELQLDNYIDDMKRTECFQGLDNIVDLSVKLVDTNRHKVYDMVYSLLKLVLLLSVATASVERVFSALVIVKTKSRNKLGDIVLDDCQQTFIERDIFFQVDEDDIIETFMSLRKRRINK; encoded by the exons ATGGTGCAGGAGCCCGTGGTCCATATGGACCATGTTGATGCTGAAATTGATGGCGTGGAGGTGACCTTGGACGCTTCAACT GAAACGGCGCACTCATCAAACATAGTGGTTCTAAGGCACACAAAGCAGCTCAGGAGAG GATTGGCATTCCGTGGAaatgatgaaagtgaagagtcTAGCAACAGAGGCAACTTCATTAAACTTTTGAAGTTTCTTGCAGGAAATAGTGATGAAGTGAACAAGCATGTCTTGAACAATGCACCAG CTGATGAGTCTAGTGACatatcacataaagaacaactagctcttTGCTTGCATTTTGTTGATAAACTTGGAAGGCCATGTGAGCACTTCATTggagttgttcatgtagatgatactatGTCTTTGTCAATTAAGGAAGCAATCAAAGGTTTACTTGATAGTAATGGATTGAGTATGACTCGGATTAGAGGTCAAGGTTATGATGGGGCTAGCAATATGAAAG tTCTTGTAGCTATTGCTAAGGGAAATACTGATTGCAAGATCTTTTTTGATCAA CGAAGGGAtcaagatattcttaatgcaatctcacttgttaatgtggcaaagaGTAGAATGCAACAATTGAGGTCTGATGGTTGGGATAAATTTCATAAGACggtcacttctttttgtattACACATGATGTCGAAGTTCCTGCTATGGATGATGTTTATGTGCCTTATGGAAAATTAGCAAGGTATGCTCGTACCCGAAACCAAAAAAATGATGACCATTTTAGAAGAGAAGTGTAcattggtgtcattgatcaaattAGTCAAGAGCTTGATAATCGGTTTGATGAGATCAACATGGAGCTACTCTCTTGTATGTCAGCCTTTAGTCCTTCCAAGTCCTTTGCTTCATTTGATGCACAGAAGCTGTGTAGATTGGCTGAATTTTATCCTAATGACTTCTCCAACAACAATTTGGTACAGCTAGAATTGCAACttgataattatattgatgacatgaAACGAACTGAATGCTTCCAAGGTCTAGACAAcattgttgatctctcagttaagcttgttgaTACAAATAGGCACAAAGTGTATGATATGGTGTACTCGCTTCTCAAATTGGTATTGCTTTTATCGGTCGCAACTGCGAGcgttgaaagggtattttctgcatTGGTTATAGTGAAAACAAAATCAAGGAATAAGCTAGGTGATATTGTTCTGGATGATTGTCAACAAACATTTattgagcgggatattttctttcaagttgatgaagatgatataattgAGACATTCATGTCGTTGAGAAAGCGACGGATCAACAAGTAA